Sequence from the Clostridia bacterium genome:
CTCGAGGGGCAGCTGCATCGTGACGCCCAGCGCCGGCCCGCGCGGCACGATGGTCACCTTGTGGACCGGGTCGAAGTCCGGCAGGAGCTTCCCCACGATGGCGTGGCCGGCCTCGTGGTAGGCCACGACCTTCTTCTCCTGCTCGCTGATGATGCGGCTCCGCCGGGCGGGACCGCCGGCGACGATGCGGTCGATCGCCTCCTCGAGATTCTCCATCGTGATCTTCTTCTGGTTCCGCCGCGCCGCCAGGAGCGCCGCCTCGTTGACCATGTTTTCGAGGTCGGCGCCCGTGAAGCCCGGCGTGCGGCGGGCGAGCACGGTCGGGTCGACCGACTCGTCGACGGGCTTGTTCCGCATGTGCACCTTGAGGATGGCCTCGCGCCCGCGAAGGTCGGGCCGGTCGACGACGATCTGGCGGTCGAAGCGGCCCGGCCGGAGGAGGGCCGGGTCGAGCACGTCCGGGCGGTTCGTCGCGGCGATGACGATGATGCCCTCGTTCGCGTTGAAGCCGTCCATCTCCACGAGCAGCTGGTTCAACGTCTGCTCGCGCTCGTCGTGGCCGCCGCCGTAGCCGGCGCCGCGCTGGCGGCCGACCGCGTCGATCTCGTCGATGAAGACGATGCAGGGCGCGTTCTTCTTGGCCGTCTCAAAAAGGTCCCTGACCCGCGAGGCGCCGACGCCGACGAACATCTCCACGAAGTCGGAACCGCTGATGCTGAAGAAGGGCACGCCGGCCTCGCCCGCCACCGCGCGCGCGAGAAGCGTCTTGCCCGTGCCGGGCGCGCCGTAGAGCAGCACCCCTTTGGGAATGCGCGCGCCGAGCTGCGCGTAGCGCTTGGGGTGCTTGAGGAAGTCGACGATCTCCGCGAGTTCCTCCTTGGCCTCGTCCAGGCCGGCGACATCGTCGAACGTGACGCGCCGTTTCGGGTCGTCCTGGTGCAGGCGGACGCGCGCCTTGCCGAACTGCATGACGCGGTTGCCGCCGCCCTGCGTCTGCTGAAGAATGAAAAAGAACGCCACGATCACGAGCAACACGGGGATGATGGACGAGAGCAGCGCGCCGTACCACGGCGTCTCGGTGGGGCGCTCCGCTGTGATGAGAACCCCCTTGGCGCGCAGCGCGGAGATGGTCATCTCCTGCGCGCCCTCCGGAACGTTGACCTCAAACGCCGCTCCATCCTTGAGCCGCCCGCTGATGTGGCGGCCGTCCGCCGAAATGTCGACCGAGTCGACGCGGCCGGACTCTACGAGGTTCATGAACGTGGAGTAGGTGTAGGTATGCAGCTGCGGGCCCTTGGGTCCGACGAGCAGGCCGAGGACGATCACGAGCCCCACGATGACGAGGTAGATCAGCCCCGTGCGTAGGCGCGCACGGTTCAAACCGTCGTCCTCCTTAAATGGGAACGGAATCTCTGCAAGTTTAGCACGCGCCGAATTCGACCGGCAACTTCGGCCTCTTCACGGGCGATCCGGGCGCCACTGCAGCACCAGGACCCGTTGCGCACCGGGGCTGGCGCGGAAGGCGT
This genomic interval carries:
- the ftsH gene encoding ATP-dependent zinc metalloprotease FtsH, with product MNRARLRTGLIYLVIVGLVIVLGLLVGPKGPQLHTYTYSTFMNLVESGRVDSVDISADGRHISGRLKDGAAFEVNVPEGAQEMTISALRAKGVLITAERPTETPWYGALLSSIIPVLLVIVAFFFILQQTQGGGNRVMQFGKARVRLHQDDPKRRVTFDDVAGLDEAKEELAEIVDFLKHPKRYAQLGARIPKGVLLYGAPGTGKTLLARAVAGEAGVPFFSISGSDFVEMFVGVGASRVRDLFETAKKNAPCIVFIDEIDAVGRQRGAGYGGGHDEREQTLNQLLVEMDGFNANEGIIVIAATNRPDVLDPALLRPGRFDRQIVVDRPDLRGREAILKVHMRNKPVDESVDPTVLARRTPGFTGADLENMVNEAALLAARRNQKKITMENLEEAIDRIVAGGPARRSRIISEQEKKVVAYHEAGHAIVGKLLPDFDPVHKVTIVPRGPALGVTMQLPLEDRYLISKSQILNQVTYALAGRAAEEIVFGEVTSGASDDMERSTKLVRRMITEFGMSDELGPMTFGNRIDNPFLGRDLTRDRSYSEEVAAAIDREVAEVINEAYARAKSILQEHREQLDELAHRLLEKETVEGPELDEIVRGGVRQAR